ttgattttagcccactgACACTGATCTTAGACTTCTGCACTCTAGAACTGTATGAGAATAAATGTaggttgctttaagccactgagtttgtggtcctttgttacaacagcaacaGGAAATGATTCAGGAACCAATGAACATGTTGCATGTGTTGCCTGCTGTGTGGTCATAAAGTTCTTTGTatctgacccaggagtcttgtgtcttctgccagcttCCACAGAACTGTGTCATGCTAACTTGCTAGCTTTCGAAAGGGGTCAAATCTTAGAcctttcacagttcttgacattTAATTAACAAAAATGATGGTATCATCATGggtatttttctatcttttgaaTATCCTTCAGTCTTCTAATAAAtctatttctaaataagataCCACTTAAATAGTTTTGAATCTTAATAATAAATAACCCATGGTTTAAATTTTGTTACTTAAGTTATTAATATTTGCATtagtaaaagttattaaaatcaacattttaatgaatgaaaatagcAAGTTTAATGAAAATAGCAAGTTTCTTTTTGCAAGACTGTGTGTTAACTACAAGAAATGTTCCATGCTTTTGTCTACTGTTTAGTGTTAGATtcttaaagaataatattttcctCAAAAGATATTATGGGAAAGGGGTTTCTTTTGGTGGAATAATTCCTAAATGAAATCTGGTGCATGACTCAGACCACTGGGATCCTAGAGATGATAGAAATTGAGACACTATAAACatggaatcatttttaaatgaaattggaTGTGAAAGCAAAGAAGCTGAGAAAATTCTGGTGCAgtatatggatttatttttcagCTTAAGCAAGACAGGCGGTAAACAAATCCATAATGAAAATGCCACCCAGAGATTAGCAGCTGGCCATGCCTGCAACGTGACTGTGCAAAACCAAGTCGTTTCCAAAACAGTGTGCAGGTTTGATTCCTTCAGGAAATTAACTCTGGGTTGCGCCAGGCCACCCTGAATATCTGTTGATGGGGTATTTATAACCCATTCACCATTCCAGCTCAAAGCCCACACACTAGCCACATGACCATCACTGCCACATCTGCCAGGTAAACAGACAGCCTAGCAAATAGCACTCTTCTTGTTCACTAGCCAATGGTACAGTAGTGTGACCAGACACAGTTACACCAACATAGAGACACAGGAGGCACCTCCCCTCACCCAGCTGACAACCTTCCATACATTTCTGGGGACAGGATTGTCCTACAATGTGCCATGAATTGGTACTCATCCcgggagaggaggggcagggctgtcTCCAGGTTTGAGCATGGGTGGCTGTAGGGTCTCAGAACTGCTGTTTCAGCACAAGCAATAGAAATGCTAGCCACAGTGACCATGAGAAACGAGACTCCTGATGTCCCGGTAGATGCTCAGGCCTCTGACAAAAGCTGGGCTCAGTTAAGGGTTGAGTGGGAGTTACAGACCTGGGGGATGctacaacaaaagctaagagGCAGCGCCCTGGTTTATACTGCTTTGGGTATATCCAGCCTCATCCgaatacaaaacaataaattcACAAAATATTAGAACTGGAATGGATCATCTACCGCAGACCTTACAGTTAAAGAGGTGGCAGCCCAGAGAGGCAAAGCAACTTGCTGAAGGTAGAGCGTGGTAGTGGCAGGTAGGAATGCAATATGCCAAACCCCATTCAAGACCACTGACACTGAATACGTGGCCAAGTTTTTCAATGACAAGGAGGATGAGACAGTGTAAATACTCGGTTCCTCAAAAAGCCCCAAATGTGTTTAAAGGTATAAACACTCAGCTTAATCAACATTCTTCTTAGGGGGCTCTCTTcgctctctgtctttctgtctctctgtctttctctctgtatCTCATACACAAAGACACATAATCTTGGTGAATGAAGACTTCTTGCTATACAAAGACAGACCCAACATCTTCAGGAAGACACTTTACAAGACATGCCTCTCAATCCAAGTCTTTGTGTGAGGTCTGGGCAACTGGCTTATTTTCTAGAACAATAGGTGGTTCTGAAATAAGGAGATCATCTTCCCCAAAGGAGGAGTTCTGGTCCGTGTGGACGAAGTTGGGGATGTCAAATTTCATGAGCCTGCTCAGCTCCTCCTCTGGCTGCCCACTGCGTCTGATGGCTTCCTGGAGTTGAACTTCACTGTCGAGAGCTGTGGTCTGGAGACTACCTTTGGCCTTGTCCAAGTGGTCCATTTCATTGATGTAGCAGTGAAAGAGGGACCTGGATTCCTCATTGCCCTGTCGAGAAAAGACCTTATCTGGTTCCATTGGCCTTCCAAAGTCTGACACAAAGCTGTTCATTCTGAATCTCTTCTCCGAAGACTCTGTATTGctgtaaagaaaagcaaaataaaagactGCTTACACTCCAGCTTAGTTACCTGCAGAATCATGGTTTTCAGCATCTGTGGAATGCAAGTCCCTGTACACAGCATGCAGACAAACATCAGAACTGAGAGACGTCACTTCTGAACATGCACAAATAAACCCAAGGCAAAAGTCACAAGGTGAGGGCCCTTGGACCATCCTGAAGAGAGACCTTTTGCTGAGGGATCCTTGATATTCTTTATCACACACCAGTGTTTCTCAGTGGGACCCATGGATCATCTGCATCAGAATTACTTGAAGTGCTTCTTAAAATGCAGAATTCTGGGTTACAGTCCCTCAGGATCTCCAGAGGTGGGGACGGGTAGTCTGTAGTTTCATAGAATCCCCAAGGATCACTACTCGTGGTCACGTTTAGAACCACTGGCTGACATCAGGCCAGCCTGAACAACAATACTATCTCACAGGGGTGAGTTTCATGTTTGTCAAAGCAATGTCGTATCCATTTATCTCACCCCATTCTCAAAACTGAcccatgctgggcttccctggtggcacagtggttgagagtccgcctgccaatgcaggggacacgggttcgtgccccggtccaggaagatcccacatgccgcggagtggctgcacccgtgagccatggccgctgagcctgcgcgtccggagcctgttgctccgcaatgggagaggccacaacagtgagaggcccatgtaccgcaaaaaaaaaaaataacacaaaacccaaaaaaacctgaCCCATGCTGTCACTTAGGCCAAgaattattatacccatttcacaAAGGCATAAGCTAAGGTAAGGAGGGGTCAGATTTCCTGCTTGATTGACACAATCAATTATAAGAGTGCAAAAAAACTCCAGTTCCTGATTCCTTGTTTCATTTAGTGTGGAACAAATTAGCAATTCAATGGTAATAAATcggtgaatggatgaataaaataacTCTCAATGAGTCCCATGAGTGCCTGACAGAAAGAGCAGGGGCAAACTGAATAACCTGATAGCCCACCTACTTTAATCACCATTCTTTCCAGGTTTATAGAAAGGTGACTCCCACACAGGTAGTGACTCCATAAGGTCAAGAATCATGTCCGAACACTTGCAAATCCAGAATAGAACCTGACAACAATTAGGCTCTGGAGTGTGTAATCTCAGTGATTTCAGTTCTTAAATCTCTTCTTTCCCATCCCATCACTCAAGATACAGCACTTATGACCAAGTTCTCATGGGGCAGGGGACATGGAATCAAGTTACAGGTATGAAAAATCTGATCTTAAAAACTAAccgccatactgtcttgattactgtagctttgtagtatagtctgaagtcagggagcctgattcctccagttccgtttttcgttctcaagattgctttggctattcggggtcttttgcgtttccatacaaattgtgaaattttttgttctagttctgtgaaaaacgccagtggcagtttgatagggacggcattgaatctgtagattgctttgggtagtggagtcattttcacaatgttgattcttccaatccaagaacatggtatatctcttcatctatttgtatcatctttaatttctttcatcagtgtcttacaattttctgcatacaggtcttctgtctccttagataggtttattcctagatattttattctttttgttgcaatgggagtgttttcttaatttcactttcagatttttcatcattagtgtataggaatgccagagatttctgtgcattaattttgtatcctgctactttaccaaattcattgattagctctaatagttttctggtagcatctttaggattctctatgtatagtatcatgtcatctgcaaacagtgacagcatataccctgagaaaaccgtaattcaaaaagagtcatgtaccaaaatgttcactgcagctctatttacaatagccaggacatggaggcaacttaagtgtccatcaacaaatgaatggataaagaagatgtggcacatatatacaatggaatattactcagccataaaagaaacgaaattgagttatttgtagtgaggtggatggacctagagtctgtcatacagagtgaagtaagtcagaaagagaaaaacaaatactgtatactaacacatatatatggaatctaagaaaaaaaaaagtcatgaagaacctaggggcaagacgggaataaagacacagacctactagagaatggacttgaggatatggggcgggggaagggtaagctgtgacaaagtgtgagaatggcatggacatatatacactaccaaacgtaaaatagatagctagtgggaagcagctgcatagcacagggagatcagcttggtgctttgtgaccacctagaggggtgggatagggagggtgggagggagggagatgcaagagggaagagatatgggaacatatgtataactgattcactttgttataaagcagaaattaacacaccattgtaaagcaattatactccaataaatatgttaataaataaataaaaataaataaattgaagaaaaatttaagCAAACATCTGATTACTTAGTGTAGTTGAAGCCAAGAATTCACCTACTAAATTatgtattatttcaataaaaaaagaaaaaactaacctCCAGATTATCAAGAATCACCTGGATTTCAGGGCTCAGCAATCCTAGAAGCTTTGCAATCCAGGCAGCAGAGGGACTTTTATATCAGATTTATCTCCTGCTGTGATGACCTGGGTGACATCAGATGAGGAATTCCTCTCAGAAGCCTGAGTTTTTCCTTGTAGTGATAAGCCTGATTAACCAGTCTCGTTGCCCACTCCGCAAGGTGATGTGAAGATCAATGATTGACACAGGAGTATGACATTCACTAGGTCATGTGTtcagaattcagagaaaaatcatttgaggGAGACTGATGGAATTCTACTTTAATGCAAATTTAATAGGAATAGGTTTTATCTTTCAGTAAGTGATTTTCTTCCCCTCGTTGTCATTTCACCTAAGTTTAAAagatgactcagcaatcccactactgggcatataccctgagaaaaccataattcaaaaagagtcatataccaaaatgttcattgcagctctatttacaatagcccagagatggaaacaacctaagtgtccatcatcggatgaatggataaagaagatgtggaaaaaaaaaaaaaaaaaaaaaaaaaaagaagatgtggcacatatatacaatggaatattactcagccataaaaagaaatgaaattgagctatttgtaatgaaatggatagacctagagtctgtcatacagagtgaagtaagtcagagagagacaaatatcatatgctaacacatatatatggaatttacgggaaaaaaaatgtcatgaagaacctaggggtaagacaggaataaagacacagacctactagagaatggacttgaggatatggggagggggaagggtaaggtgtgacaaagcgagagagaggaatggacatatatacactaccaaatgtaaggtagatagctagtaggaagcagccgcatagcacagggagatcagctggatgttttgtgactgcctggaggggtgggatagggagggtggatgggagggagacgcaagagggaagagatatgggaacatatgtatatatataactgactcattttgttgtaaagcagaaattaacacaccattgtaaagcaattatactccaataaagatgtttaaaaaaaaaaagacaagaaaaaaaaatgtttgagaacaGCAATGAATGTGCCAGCAACCTGTGACCTAAGAAGCTAAAATGTCACCTAGGAAAAGAGGGGATTAACATGTTTGGAAAAAGCATGGTTAGGACTGCTGGGGTCACACCATCCCCCAATTCCAGGCTAAGAAGCTCTGAGTACTAGCTTTCCAGCTTGCCCGGAGCATCAGCTGAGTGTGAAGGCCAACCCAGAAACCCAGCTGTGTACAGCAGCTCTTCTATAACCCAGGCTACATGTTCTCAGGATTAAATTGAGTCCATTGACCACCATCCCCGCCGCTTGCTGAAGAACGAAGGTACAGAAGACCAAGAGTGTTTTTACCCTCCCCAGGGCAGAGCCCAGGCGATAGACACTAAGATGCCTTCCCTGTTTCACCCCTGCTCTTTTCTCTCCCCAAGACCTCTGGGTGTGGTAACAGTGCAATCTGTCTGATTCTCCCTCCCTGAGAACAAGGGAAAAGCCCATCTTTGTTCTCTTAGAGTCTGGTAAACATTAAATACTCAACAGACCACCctgttcttcctcttttgtttcccTGACTGATAAACTAAAAAACCTGTATGTGAAAAATTGTGATCACGGACACAGCTTGCTTCTATTTAGTTACTATTCATCTCACTGTTGGGCAATATTTACGTACTGAAATCCATAGatcttaaatgtaaaattcagtatgtttttattgatatatacacccatgtaaccaccCTCCCAGTCAAGACATagaatatttcctttcttctggaaaGTTTCCTCCTGTTCAATTTCCAGCCCCTTCAGGTAACACTGCTCTGATTTCTATTTCCATTGATTagctttgcctgttcttgaacttccaGTCAATTTCCACCTCCCAGAGGCaatctgttttgatttttatcacCGCAGATTAGTTTAGCCTGTTCTTAAAATTCATACAAATGGAA
The genomic region above belongs to Phocoena sinus isolate mPhoSin1 chromosome 12, mPhoSin1.pri, whole genome shotgun sequence and contains:
- the MRAP2 gene encoding melanocortin-2 receptor accessory protein 2 produces the protein MSAQRLVSNGTTHQSASNSDYTWEYEYYEIGPVSFEGLKAHKYSIVIGFWIGLAVFVIFMFFVLTLLTKTGAPHQDNTESSEKRFRMNSFVSDFGRPMEPDKVFSRQGNEESRSLFHCYINEMDHLDKAKGSLQTTALDSEVQLQEAIRRSGQPEEELSRLMKFDIPNFVHTDQNSSFGEDDLLISEPPIVLENKPVAQTSHKDLD